A region from the Brassica napus cultivar Da-Ae chromosome C8, Da-Ae, whole genome shotgun sequence genome encodes:
- the LOC106427405 gene encoding 31 kDa ribonucleoprotein, chloroplastic — translation MASSIVTSSFKPLAMADSSSSTIFSHPSLSIIYPRCSLLTNLPLSFSRVSLSLKAKTNLKKSPFVSFVAQNSDWEGEEGGDASASVAVEENDSEGEGDVSEGGDFPEPPEEAKLFVGNLAYDVDSQALAMLFEQAGTVEIAEVIYDRETDQSRGFGFVTMSSVEEAETAVEKFNRYDLNGRLLTVNKAAPRGSRPERQPRVYEPAFRVYVGNLPWDVDNGRLEQVFSEHGKVVEARVVYDRETGRSRGFGFVTMSNETELNDAIAALDGQNMEGRAIRVNVAEERPRRGF, via the exons ATGGCTTCTTCAATAGTAACCTCAAGCTTCAAGCCCTTAGCCATGGCGGactcttcctcttccaccatCTTCTCTCACCCTTCACTCTCCATCATCTACCCTCGCTGCTCCTTGCTAACTAACCTGCCGCTCTCTTTCTCCCGCGTCTCCCTATCTCTCAAAGCCAAAACCAACCTAAAGAAGTCGCCTTTCGTCTCCTTCGTTGCTCAGAATTCTGATTGGGAGGGGGAAGAAGGTGGGGATGCGAGCGCTTCGGTCGCCGTTGAGGAGAACGATTCCGAAGGGGAAGGTGATGTGAGCGAAGGAGGTGACTTCCCGGAGCCACCGGAAGAAGCGAAGCTCTTCGTGGGAAACTTGGCGTACGATGTTGATAGCCAAGCCTTGGCTATGCTCTTTGAGCAAGCCGGTACCGTTGAAATCGCTGAG GTTATCTACGATAGGGAGACTGACCAGAGCCGTGGGTTTGGATTTGTGACAATGAGTAGTGTGGAAGAAGCTGAGACTGCTGTCGAGAAGTTCAACCGTTAT GATCTGAACGGAAGGCTCCTGACAGTAAACAAGGCAGCACCGAGAGGATCACGTCCAGAACGCCAACCGCGGGTATACGAACCTGCATTCAGAGTCTATGTTGGAAACCTACCATGGGATGTGGACAATGGTCGTCTAGAACAAGTTTTCAGCGAGCATGGCAAAGTTGTGGAAGCTCGTGTGGTCTACGACCGTGAGACTGGTCGTTCACGTGGGTTCGGTTTTGTCACTATGTCTAACGAGACTGAACTCAACGACGCTATCGCTGCTCTTGATGGACAG AACATGGAAGGTAGAGCAATCAGAGTGAATGTAGCGGAGGAGCGTCCAAGGCGTGGATTTTAA
- the LOC106427403 gene encoding protein NBR1 homolog yields the protein MDSTTALVVKVSYGGVLRRFRVSVNANGQLDLDMAALRGKIASLFNLSVDADFSLTYSDEDGDVVALVDDNDLFDVTNQRLKFLKIHVQSNTNSVAPTASAMPNRVNPVSQIQKGIDDVLTAVPNPVPETISKVYIDLASKEASSSPVVGELFDCISKLGTLSGPQEGSLLSPVAIPVLSGPYPSREVPSFGEMKKSQPGRKPADLNEPTGFAVSKTSGPVPTSSGLGPSFNECPFSGSTANRSGPNPSNFKKHTRRVCHNKKSSNGDYWTSLGVFHKGIRCDGCGVLPITGPRFKSKVKEDYDLCTICFSVMGNEEDYTRMDKPASFQHSHPFGGQLTPISNPWVGHVPQPQHGGLLLRCTRPKLDSRFVLDVNVLDGTRFAPSAQFTKIWKMRNNGSLVWPHGTRIVWIGGDRLNNSLSVDLQIPVEGAPLDSELDVKVDCVAPELPGRYISYWRMASSSGAKFGQRVWVLIHVDASLENCVVNKFHGLNLNASPDENFSSELTGINVNHEPAQAGSSSVNSEVVKGADLEGEAAVSKVAEKDDLPVGEVEPATLTPSSSSSSFNMIEFPNMPAVEALGGGGSSSTKDIPVDLQEGIEKNDVEICMLKELEEMGFKEIDLNKEILRENEYDLEQSVDALCGVSEWDPILEELQEMGFCDDVTNKKLLKKNNGSIKGVVMDLLTGEKEA from the exons ATGGATTCCACTACTGCCCTCGTCGTCAAG GTGAGCTATGGAGGTGTGCTTAGGCGCTTCAGGGTGTCTGTCAACGCCAATGGACAGCTTGATCTTGACATGGCTGCTCTTAGGGGAAAGATTGCTTCTCTGTTTAACCTCTCCGTTGATGCTGACTTCTCTCTGACTTACTCTGATGAAGATGGTGATGTGGTGGCTTTGGTCGATGACAATGACTTGTTTGATGTCACGAATCAGCGCCTTAAGTTCTTGAAGATTCATGTGCAGTCCAACACTAACTCTGTTGCTCCAACAGCTTCGGCCATGCCTAATAGAGTAAACCCAGTTTCCCAAATCCAGAAGGGTATCGATGATGTTCTCACGGCTGTACCTAACCCCGTGCCTGAAACCATATCCAAGGTGTATATTGACCTTGCGTCTAAAGAGGCATCTTCTAGCCCTGTTGTCGGTGAGCTGTTTGATTGCATCTCCAAGCTAGGGACACTCTCTGGTCCTCAGGAAGGTAGTCTTTTATCACCTGTTGCTATTCCCGTTCTTTCGGGTCCTTACCCGAGCAGGGAGGTTCCTTCCTTTGGTGAAATGAAGAAGAGCCAACCCGGGAGAAAACCTGCTGATCTTAATGAACCAACTGGCTTTGCTGTTTCAAAGACTTCTGGTCCTGTACCAACCTCCTCTGGACTTGGTCCTAGTTTCAACGAGTGTCCCTTCAGTGGAAGTACCGCGAATCGCTCCGGTCCAAATCCAAGCAACTTCAAAAAGCATACCCGGCGTGTATGTCACAACAAAAAGAGCAGCAATGGTGATTACTGGACCTCACTGGGTGTCTTCCATAAGGGCATCCGCTGTGATGGATGTGGAGTTCTTCCAATAACCGGGCCTAGGTTTAAGTCTAAAGT CAAAGAAGACTATGATCTTTGCACCATCTGCTTTTCGGTGATGGGTAACGAAGAGGATTACACAAGGATGGATAAGCCAGCCTCATTTCAACATTCACATCCCTTTGGAGGACAACTTACCCCA ATCTCGAACCCTTGGGTGGGCCATGTGCCACAACCACAACATGGAGGTTTACTCCTCAGGTGCACTCGGCCTAAGCTTGACAGCCGCTTTGTGCTTGATGTGAATGTACTTGATGGGACACGTTTTGCTCCATCTGCTCAGTTCACTAAGATATGGAAAATGAGGAACAATGGTTCGCTGGTGTGGCCACATGGCACACGGATAGTCTGGATCGGTGGTGACAGACTCAACAACTCATTGTCAGTTGATTTACAG ATTCCAGTGGAGGGAGCGCCTCTCGACAGTGAGCTGGACGTGAAAGTTGATTGTGTTGCACCAGAGTTACCTGGTCGATACATTTCTTATTGGAGGATGGCTTCCTCTAGTGGTGCCAAGTTTGGGCAACGTGTTTGGGTGTTGATACAT GTTGATGCATCCTTGGAAAATTGCGTTGTGAATAAGTTTCATGGACTGAACTTGAATGCCTCCCCTGATGAGAACTTTTCAAGCGAATTAACAGGGATCAATGTGAATCATGAGCCAGCTCAAGCTGGCAGCTCCAGTGTTAACTCTGAGGTAGTGAAAGGTGCTGATCTAGAAGGAGAAGCAGCTGTATCAAAAGTCGCAGAAAAAGATGACCTGCCGGTTGGTGAAGTTGAGCCTGCTACTCTTACTCCATCTTCATCTTCGTCATCATTCAACATGATCGAGTTCCCAAACATGCCTGCTGTTGAGGCCTTGGGTGGTGGTGGTTCGTCATCCACAAAGGACATCCCTGTTGATCTTCAAGAGGGTATTGAGAAGAACGACGTGGAGATATGCATGCTCAAGGAGCTGGAGGAAATGGGTTTCAAAGAGATTGATTTGAACAAGGAGATCTTAAGGGAAAACGAGTACGACTTGGAGCAGTCTGTTGATGCTCTTTGTGGAGTTAGCGAGTGGGATCCTATCCTAGAGGAGCTTCAGGAAATG GGCTTCTGTGATGATGTGACGAACAAGAAGCTGCTGAAGAAGAACAATGGAAGCATTAAAGGCGTGGTGATGGACCTCCTCACTGGAGAGAAGGAGGCTTAA
- the LOC106427406 gene encoding probable pectate lyase 18 produces the protein MQTTKLFISIVSFLLYAHLILSSPVPDPEAIVEEVHKSINASVAGRRKLGYLSCTTGNPIDDCWRCDPHWETNRQRLADCAIGFGKNAIGGRDGRIYVVTDSGNDDPVTPKPGTLRHAVVQDEPLWIIFQRDMTIQLKEELIMNSFKTIDGRGASVHIAGGPCITIQYVTNIIIHGIHIHDCKPGGNAMVRSSPRHYGWRTISDGDGVSIFGGSHVWVDHCSLSNCEDGLIDAIMGSTAITLSNNYMTHHDKVMLLGHSDTYTRDKNMQITIAFNHFGEGLVQRMPRCRHGYFHVVNNDYTHWEMYAIGGSADPTINSQGNRFLAPDIRFSKEVTKHEDAPESEWKSWNWRSSGDLLLNGAFFTPSGGATSSSYAKASSLGARPSSLVGPLTVGSGALNCRKGSRC, from the exons atgcaGACGACGAAGCTCTTTATCTCCATAGTCTCCTTTCTTCTCTATGCtcatttgatcttatcttcaCCAGTACCAGACCCAGAAGCTATCGTCGAAGAAGTTCACAA GAGCATTAATGCGTCGGTTGCTGGAAGAAGGAAGCTAGGTTACCTCTCATGCACCACTGGTAACCCTATCGACGACTGTTGGCGATGCGACCCACACTGGGAGACCAACCGTCAGCGTCTCGCAGACTGCGCCATAGGGTTCGGCAAGAACGCTATCGGCGGCCGAGACGGTCGTATCTACGTGGTGACAGACTCAGGAAACGACGACCCAGTGACCCCCAAACCCGGAACGTTAAGACACGCCGTAGTTCAAGACGAGCCACTATGGATCATTTTCCAACGAGACATGACCATTCAGCTCAAAGAAGAGCTGATCATGAACTCTTTCAAGACCATAGACGGTCGTGGCGCGTCAGTACACATCGCTGGTGGGCCATGCATTACGATCCAGTACGTGACTAACATCATCATCCATGGTATCCATATCCATGATTGTAAGCCAGGTGGTAACGCTATGGTGCGGAGCTCACCACGGCATTACGGGTGGAGAACGATATCGGACGGTGACGGTGTCTCCATCTTTGGAGGAAGTCATGTTTGGGTTGACCATTGTTCACTATCTAACTGCGAAGACGGGCTTATTGATGCCATAATGGGCTCCACGGCTATTACTCTGTCTAACAATTATATGACGCATCATGACAAGGTCATGTTGCTTGGTCATAGTGACACTTACACTCGTGACAAGAACATGCAAATCACCATTGCTTTTAACCATTTTGGTGAAGGCCTTGTTCAAAGAATgccaag GTGTAGACATGGGTACTTCCATGTGGTGAACAACGACTATACGCATTGGGAGATGTATGCTATTGGTGGAAGTGCTGACCCTACAATCAATAGTCAAGGGAACAGATTTTTGGCCCCGGATATTAGATTTAGCAAAGAAGTGACTAAGCATGAGGACGCCCCAGAGAGTGAGTGGAAGAGCTGGAACTGGAGATCCTCTGGTGATTTATTGCTAAACGGTGCGTTTTTTACGCCTTCCGGTGGTGCTACCTCGTCTAGCTATGCCAAGGCTTCGAGTCTTGGCGCTAGACCGTCTTCTCTCGTTGGACCGTTGACGGTTGGTTCTGGTGCATTGAATTGCCGTAAGGGTTCCCGTTGCTGA